In Blastopirellula sediminis, the following proteins share a genomic window:
- the bufB gene encoding MNIO family bufferin maturase gives MTAARLGHQNLGLGVGLRAAHFGHILQQWPAVDWFEIISENYIDTQGRPRYVLDQIAERYPIVMHGVSMSIGSTDPLDFAYLAKLKRLANEINARWISDHLCWTGVAGRNSHDLLPIPYNEESLAHVVARIKTVQEFLERPLVLEDPSSYVTFAASTMTEWEFLTAMSEEADCGLLLDVNNVYVSGVNHDFDPAGYVRGVPHERVVQFHLAGHTNMGDYCIDTHDAAVIDPVWQLYRLAYELTGGASTLLEWDANIPPFDVLHAEVLKARDHITSQLGELPTSTETPSGEVHAPHPLHFVAPEIE, from the coding sequence GGGGGTCGGACTTCGCGCCGCCCACTTCGGCCACATTCTGCAGCAATGGCCGGCCGTCGATTGGTTCGAGATCATCTCGGAGAACTACATCGACACGCAAGGGCGTCCGCGCTATGTCCTCGACCAAATCGCAGAACGTTACCCGATCGTGATGCACGGCGTTTCGATGTCGATCGGCAGCACCGATCCGCTCGACTTCGCTTACCTGGCGAAGCTGAAACGTTTAGCCAACGAGATCAACGCTCGCTGGATCTCCGATCATCTTTGCTGGACCGGAGTCGCAGGCCGCAACTCGCACGACTTGCTTCCGATTCCGTACAACGAAGAGTCGCTCGCACATGTCGTCGCGCGCATCAAAACGGTGCAGGAGTTTCTCGAACGTCCGCTCGTGCTGGAAGATCCCAGTTCGTACGTCACCTTCGCCGCGTCGACGATGACCGAGTGGGAGTTTCTGACGGCGATGTCGGAGGAAGCGGACTGCGGACTGCTGCTTGATGTGAACAACGTCTACGTCTCCGGCGTCAATCATGACTTTGATCCGGCCGGATACGTGCGCGGCGTTCCTCACGAGCGGGTCGTGCAGTTTCATCTGGCGGGCCACACCAACATGGGCGACTACTGCATCGACACGCACGACGCCGCGGTGATCGATCCGGTCTGGCAGCTCTATCGGTTGGCGTACGAGCTGACCGGCGGAGCGTCGACGCTCTTGGAATGGGACGCCAACATTCCGCCGTTCGACGTCCTGCATGCCGAAGTGCTGAAGGCCCGCGACCACATCACCTCGCAGTTAGGCGAACTGCCGACGTCGACCGAAACGCCAAGCGGCGAAGTTCACGCGCCCCATCCCCTTCACTTTGTTGCGCCGGAGATCGAATGA